tatctttaatttttaaagcatCCCCGTAACTTGTATCAAGtagtttcacaaaaaaaaaaaaaaaaaaaaaacagaaacagaaacaaaaacaaaacaaacaaaaaacaaaaaaacaccaaCATGAAGATTTTCATCATCCATCGTCCATGGACCATTATCTTGAACGGAGAAATTATACAGAATACGTACAGTATTATCAAGGGATTTTATTGTAAAACCGTACAAGATGTTTTTACTTTAATGTGATGTTTTCGATGATTATATTTAACGATTTTATCAAGGGGTTTAAAGGAAAGTGGATGAAATATTTAGGAAGATTTTGAAACGAACCATAATTTTCTCTTCGCCTTTATTGTCAAGATATTGTTTTTAACTTATTATTTTTTCCTAGAAAAAGGGAAATTAAAATTTCCTTAAAAGaagatttttcattttattgaaaaaaataattcatttataagGTATGATTTTATTTGCAGATTTTTCTGTTTCTGGGTTACATGGTGATGTCGTACATGGCGGCCTTTGTTCTCTCCCTGGCGTTTGAAGCTCCAATGATGGCCTTGGAGAAAGTTATATTCCGTAGAGGGGGTGGAAGAAAAGAAGGAAAAACCAAAAAGTGAAGACAGGCATGACATAAAGTCACGAAAGATGTGATTGGAAATGAGTaatattgttgatttttttgattttttctcGAAAATGACAGTTTAAATGTCTAATCATTCATAAAGACATGTCATTATACTCGTATTATATTTTTACTGATTAGAAAATCTGTATGCAATAAATATGCAACTTTAAAATACATCTATTTTTAaacttcaacattttttttatgatatatgttttgtttactgcaACTTCATCATGTGGTATTTTATCAAAGAATTTCCCGACATTGCTATTCACAGAAATCGCGGATGTTGTGTAGACATgaatttaattgatatgaaTCTGTTTACCGTAATAAACCTCCTGATATATGTTTAGCATATAAGTACAAATACCTATATGTTCAATAACGAGAAGTTCTTTTGAAAATGTTCGATACATGGACATGCTATCATTGATATATAACTCTCAGCGATTAAACTTCGGGTTTTTTGACGCACTTTGTGGACAAACTATTCAGATGAATGCGGAGTTTTTGGTCATAATACTTCAGTTGtcagcttatatatatatatgtgtataaactATGCATATAAATGTATCTTAAGTTCAACTTTTTTCTACTTTCAACTTCGGAATTAATTTAAAATCACACTCACATTGAAACATTaccaaatgttttataaatctatttttattttttcaaaatgttattaaggtatgttgatgatatatttgGAGCAAAgaagttttctttaaaaaaagaaagggaGAGAAATAGGAAAaaaaggagagaaaaaaaaccggCCGAtaaagttattataattatgataccCTTGTACCAGAAATATCTATACCAGCCctataattatttttaatttgattacaTTGAACATCATTAtgtccatacatctgtttcACTATGCCATAATATCTGACGTTGTCTCGGTCGGGCGGAGTAGGAAACCCGTGTTGAACCTTGTTGTAAGATCTTAAAGTCAATATATACTATTTATGGGATTTCTCTGCGGaaatttttaattcatttatagatacagtatacaatACTTCTTTAATCAAAATGAATTGAGCGAAATTAATACCAGAAATAATTACACATAAATCTGTGACACACGAACTACCGACCCAGAGGTGACTACAGTGTCAGAACACCTTAACTTCGGCCACCgccttacccccccccccccccccccccaacacgACACGACACAACACGACACGACACAACACGACACAACAGAGCACAACACGACACgcgacacaacacaacacaacacaacacaacacaatacgaCACGACACGACACAACACAACACGACACAACAGAGCACAACACAACACGACACAGCGcgacacaaaacaacacaacacaacacggCACAACAGAGCACAACACGACACGCGACACAACACAACacgacacaacacaacacaactgAGCACAACATGACACGACACGACACAACACGACACGACATGACACAACACGACACGGCACGACACGACACAACACGGCACGACACGACACAACACAACACGACACGACATGACACAACACGACACGGCACGACACGGCACGACACAACGCGAACGATTCCATGCAATCTATAGGAATAAATGTCTCCTTCTTCGAAACAATAAGAATTAAGATCAAACGCAGCTATTCAGAAGATGAATTGAGTACAACGTGCTTCTCATACTGCTGTTTTTGTATGAAggataataaatacattatgaCAAGCGGATAAATGACTCCAGTTTTATATGTCAAATGATGTGTAACAAAATACTGATACCTTTATCGGATTTATCAGCTTTTCTTtagaaaatgtgatttattttttttattttgaagtgtCGTTTTCCACTATTTGTTTGGTatttgtgtgtattatatacctggctTCTTTGCTATCTTACAAGGATACAAACAATTGGtgctttaaaataaatattacgaATGGAATATACAGATTGgactttttttcttcatttttttggGAGGGATGGGGGTGTTGGTGTTGGTGAAAAACGTCATTTTGCAGATTCTTAGAACGTCTACACATGATTTTAACCAGTGTCttctttttttatatgtataaccGGAAGAAATCTCAAAATGAATGGGATAGTTTGAGATATTGTATACCTAATTATATGCCATAACGTGTCGGCCTTTTCATCCTCAGACATGCTGATAAATTGTTGTAGAACTGATATGATGGTGCATATTATGTCGCTCAATCACAGAATTCCTCTTTATATTGAATCGTTCTAAAATCATTCTGATACAGAAATCTGAACGCAGCAACTGACATTATATCTGCAAGAGTTGTGTCCCTTCTTTCAAAGTGCCAAGTACAGTGATCTGTATGAAGGAACATTCCAGTTCCGCCTGATCAAAATATAGAATAAATCTGAATTGAAACAGATATATCTTTATAGACTTATGATGTCTGTCAATTTTCTGATTAATAGTAAGTGCGTTTCTTGTTACCGTTAAttacaaaattgacaaaattggCCTTGTATAAAATAAAGTTGTCGTCCTAAAATTATCTAATACTATCTGactgatataattatatatatatatttacattctgttttgcatttgcctatatgtcgttagtaaaccaaattgtattcatgagactgtatactacaatttacagtgattcggtcagagtaggaatacagccccaggtgttgctggtcaaaacaatggccgccagttactttcggcctggagagatttcgaatgctagcatttattatCCACAACGCAAAAAAgaaagcaacttcacaagttatgagagtaatattttatgattaaaacaaaatgtagtcaacacaaaataactataagcgccgttcttgatctaAGAATGATcgaattgtcaatgtcgtcacactcacaggggctcgtttccgaattgTCGTTaatgagggactatattaatCATTCTGGCAGTTTCgactgttccggtatttgaacctgatgacgtcagtgataggggaagcggcaaatttaaacgcgtcttaagctacagtaaataaaaaaaaattatgaatgtaaatataataaatgtacTGATGCGTACTGGTCATGCGACCGGGAAACATGGACATTATACATCAGCAAAGAATAAATAATCTATTTCTTTTTGATAGCAAGCATTGCAAAACTTTCGCTGGACGAGGATGGATTCCATTTTCCGCCTTCACTCACTACCGTTTGAGTGCATTTGACTATATCGAATCCACATTCTGTGTATATTTGACCGATGCTATTTTGAGATAGAGGGACACACTGGAATTTGAAGTGCCCTACATCATAATGTGGGATGTTGAAGGCACCCAGTACAATCAAATGACCACCAACTTTCAGCAAAGAAGCCACATTTTGTACGTTCTTATGGTACTCTTCCAAAGTCTGCGAAGCTGATTCTAAACATAGACTTGTCGTAATTACATCAAACTGGAGAGGATGGTTTCCATTCCCTAGAGGATTTCCAGATCTAACGTCAATTGGAAGAATTCCACGAATCTTTGTCTTCATCATTTGCTGTCTTTCTTCAATGGAATTtcttaaatagataaataaagaaataaatattaccATATAATAAATAAGCATTACCACAAAAgagataaatgaataaattcaTTAATTGTCATCACTTACATAAATATATGCATTAGCATTGATCAAGTAAATATTCAAGTAAGTATTACCATTAAATAGAAAGATATTGTCATTAAATTAATAGATAAAGAAACATGTACTAACATTTAATCAaaacatgaataaataaaaaaataaaaaaaatattacgaTCAAgcaaaaatatgtatatagaaatatttaagtAAATCTTACCATTAGATAAATATTACCATCAAGTTAATAAACGaacaaatattatcatttaatagTTAAATGAAGAAATAAGCAAATACTGgctttgaataaataaatatatattacaataaaaaaaaaaaaaaaaaaattccaatcaaaagaaaaaaaataacccaATCAAATAAAAGAGTAAATCAATAATtgcattgaaaaataaataaattaataaaaaactaatattatatttaaataaatgagTAGATAACTATTGAAAGTATAAATTtgattctaccatgtttgcctgtaacgccagttttgattggttaaaaaccatgtattattttccaataacccacgctcgtgccaataatacacgctcgtgagtcacggctgttacaattttaaatatctaatattcacccgtttcataaaaggttactatagtcgagtgggctaatgggttagtctttcaatatatttttatcacgacgcgagttcgaatcctacggaggcccccacttttttttttttttttttatccttttttttaattttcaaaatcaatgccatatgatagatgctcttgatcgtagtactgtattgcctgtatatttcatcaacaaataatgcaatactcaagaaataaattacaaggttttcccagggtttctttgctgtttttctattagaaagaggtcgatctcagaactaaacagtacatggtagaatagaaataatcaactttgactcgtgtattgttgcaggatatacaactcggactcggatagtttgcaattttaattaataactcaggcctgtggccttcgttattaatttaattgcaaaatatcctcgtcctcgttgtatatcctgcaataatacacgaatcatcgttaattatttcttaaatatactATGTAAATCATACGTATTCTAAAACGTACATGAACTTATAACGATCATGGTAATTCCTTGTAGATATGGTTAACATTATTAGACGTACCTTGCATTCTCTTTCTTTAAGACATAGTCCGTTAATTCTTGTTCAGACGTTTGTTCACTTTTCCACCAATCATTCAAGAGGTCGCGACTTTGCTTATTGACGTCACTGAGATAGATATTATCAACGTGACCACATGAACTGAGTATGGTACGGATGGTCGGCCCAGTCCCTACATCCAATAAGTTATGGCCCCTTACTGCACctattcaaattttaaaacaaatatggtTAGATGGATGATTAACGATAAACAGTAGGACAGGTAGAAATACACAGGGCAATAGGAATGAGAGATATATTGCAATCAGTGTAATAAATCATCTTCtttttaatatacaaatgtacctgaaTGAAAGATATCGTGAAGAGCGTCCACATTAAATAGAAGAATCTTCTTCTCTGCCTCGTCACCAAAAGAAAATCCGCGATCACCAATGTAGGCCTGGGGGTCAAAGTTATCATAGTCTGTAGTTTCGGTTAAAAACGACATCCTGCTCGGGAAAATTACAAACACAGGTTAGGCCAGTATTCTTCCTGAAAATTGTGAAACATGGTCTTTATATACTGATGTGTGTATCATCATTTCATCTTCAATGgagtcaaaaataaaaacaacgaTTGGCTGAAAAACCAATGAATATTTGATGTTTGCAATTCTTTGATCATTATTCAACAACAGAatgttatacacatatatttgctttgttctTTTCATTCTTACCCGGTACCTGTAATAAATGTTCACATTAGAATAATAGGCGCAGTCGTCAACTCATCATCAAAAAAGCCATGCCTATTTATTATGCTGACGGtgattaaatacaaaaatatatacttatTAGTGCAAGATGTTACAATCACAGGTGGTCAGGTGGTAAAATTTAACCGATAAAATTCTAAATGCTAAAGTAGCATACTCACCACTTATCATCGGTGTTGTTTTAACTTTTGTGATATCTTCGCAAACATGCAGAGTTGCGAAAAGAATTTTCCGAAAGAGATTTAAGAACcgaaagaaataattaaaaaaaaacacccaacAACACTGCAACATAGCGAAGAGAAAGTATATCAAGGTTGCATTGACAACATGGACAGCCAATATCAGCCCTTTCATATGTGTAAACTTTAGTTATTTTACAACAGTTGCGACAAAAGGTGTGTAATTCTATATAAATCTCGATTGTGGACGACTCAGATTTCTGAGCGCGAGGGGGATTACTGTTAGAGATGGTGGTGGATGtttaccttacactgccctctggtgatGGTGGCGGATGtttaccttacactgccctGTTGTGATGGTGACGGATGtttaccttacactgccctGTTGTGATGGCGGCGGATATTTTCCCTTACACTTTATTCTGGTGATGGTGGCGGATGTTTgaccttacactgccctctggtgatGCTGGCGGATGtttaccttacactgccctGTTGTGATGGTGACGGATGtttaccttacactgccctctaGTGATGGCGACGGATGTTTTCCCTTCAACAACCGTCTGGTGATGCTAGCGGATGCTTTCTCTTACACTGCCTTCTAGTGATGGTGGCGGATGTTTACCTTACACTGCCCCCTGGTGATGGTGGCGGATGTTgaccttacactgccctctggtgatGGTGGCGGATGTTTACTttacactgccctctggtgatGGTGGCGGATCtttaccttacactgccctctggtgatGGTGGCGGATGTTTACTTCacactgccctctggtgatAGTGGCGGATGTTTAtcttacactgccctctggtgatGGCGGCGGATGTTTATCTTACACTTCCCTCTGGTGATAGTGGCGGATGTTTAtcttacactgccctctggtgatGGCGGCGGATCtttaccttacactgccctctggtgatGGTGGCGGATGTTTTCtcttacactgccctctggtgatGGCGACGGATGTTTTCCCTTACACTACCGTCTGGTGATGCTAGCGGATGTTTTCTCTTACACTGCCGTCTGGTGATGGTGGCGGATGTTTCtcttacactgccctctggtgatGGTGGCGGATGtttaccttacactgccctctggtgatGGTGGCGGATGTTTTCTTTTACACTACCGTCTGGTGATGGTGGCGGATGTTTTCTCTTACACTACCGTCTGGTGAAGCTGGCAGATGTTTTCtcttacactgccctctggtgatGGTGGCGGATGTTTACTttacactgccctctggtgatGGTGGCGGATCTTTACCTTACACTGTGCTTTGATGATGGTGGCGGATGTTTAATCTTACACTATTATTTGGTTATGATGGCGGATGTtttaccttacactgccctctggtgatGTTGGCGGATGtttaccttacactgccctcttGTGATAGTGGCGGATGTTTTtccttacactgccctctgaGTGATGGCAGCGGATGtttaccttacactgccctctggtgatGGCGGCGGATCtttaccttacactgccctctggtgatGGCGGCGGATGTTCTActtacactgccctctggtgatGGCGTCTGATCtttaccttacactgccctctggtgatAGTGGCGGATGTTTTcccttacactgccctctggtgatAGTGGCGGATGTtttaccttacactgccctctggtgatGGCGGCGGATCtttaccttacactgccctctggtgatAGTGGCGGATATTTTcccttacactgccctctggtgatGGCGGCGGATGtttaccttacactgccctctggtgatAGTGGCGGATGTTTTcccttacactgccctctggtgatAGTGGCGGATGTtttaccttacactgccctctggtgatGGCGGCGGATCtttaccttacactgccctctggtgatAGTGGCGGATGTtttaccttacactgccctctggtgatAGTGGCGGATATTTTCCTTTACACTGCCCTCTAGTGATGGTGACGGATGTTTTACCTTACACTCCTCTCTGGTGAAGGTGGCGGATATTTTATAttacactgccctctggtgatAGTGGCGGATGTTTtccttacactgccctctggtgatAGTGGCGGATGTTTTACCTTACACTGTCATGTGGTGATGGTGACGGATGTTTgaccttacactgccctctggtgatGGTGACGGATGTTTTCCTttacactgccctctggtgatGGTGGCGGATGTTTTCCTTTACACTGCCTCTGATGATGGCAGCGGATCGttaccttacactgccctctggtgatAGTGGCGGATGTTTtccttacactgccctctggtgatAGTGGCGGATGTtttaccttacactgccctctgtTGATGGCGGCGGATCtttaccttacactgccctctaGTGATGGTGACGGATGTTTATCTCACACTGTCCTCTGGTGAATGTGGCGGATATTTATAttacactgccctctggtgatAGTGGCGGATGTTTTACCTTACACTGCTCTCTGGTGATGGTGGCGGATGTTTgaccttacactgccctctggtgatGGTGGCGGATGTTTGATCTTACACTGCCCTGTTGTGATGGTGACGGATGtttaccttacactgccctctgcTGATGCTGGCGGATGtttaccttacactgccctGCTGTGATGGTGACGGATGtttaccttacactgccctctggtgatGGTGACGGATGtttaccttacactgccctGTTGTGATGGTGGCGGATGTTTgaccttacactgccctctggtgatGCTGGCGGATGtttaccttacactgccctctaGTGATGGCCACGGATGTTTTCCCTTCAACAATTGTCTGGTGATGCTAGCGGATGTTTTCTCTTACACTGCCCTCTAGTGATGGTGGCGGATGtttaccttacactgccctctggtgatGGTGGCGGATGTTTACTTTACACTGTCCTCTGGTGATGGCGGCGGATCtttaccttacactgccctctggtgatAGTGGCGGATGTtttaccttacactgccctctggtAATGGCGGCGGATCtttaccttacactgccctctggtgatAGTGGCTGATGTtttaccttacactgccctctggtgatAGTGGCGAATGTTTTCCTTACACTGCCTTCTAGTGATGGTGACGGATGAttaccttacactgccctctggtgatGGTGGCGGATGTTTTCCTTTACACTGCTCTCTGATTATGGTGACGGATGTTTgaccttacactgccctctggtgatGGTGGCGGATGTTTGACCT
The window above is part of the Pecten maximus chromosome 2, xPecMax1.1, whole genome shotgun sequence genome. Proteins encoded here:
- the LOC117341599 gene encoding indolethylamine N-methyltransferase-like — translated: MSFLTETTDYDNFDPQAYIGDRGFSFGDEAEKKILLFNVDALHDIFHSGAVRGHNLLDVGTGPTIRTILSSCGHVDNIYLSDVNKQSRDLLNDWWKSEQTSEQELTDYVLKKENARNSIEERQQMMKTKIRGILPIDVRSGNPLGNGNHPLQFDVITTSLCLESASQTLEEYHKNVQNVASLLKVGGHLIVLGAFNIPHYDVGHFKFQCVPLSQNSIGQIYTECGFDIVKCTQTVVSEGGKWNPSSSSESFAMLAIKKK